TAGCAGACGGGACCGGGGTCCGCGCCGGCGCTCTCGGGACCCACCCTGAGTGCGCCGCCCGCGTCGACCCACGCGACCGAGCCACCGCCGGCCCCCACCGTGGTGAGGTCGACCATCGGCACGCCGATGGGGCGACCGTCGATCGTGGCGTCGGTCGTGCGCTCGATGTCGCCGTCGCGGACGAGACTCACGTCCGAGGAGGTGCCACCCATGTCGAAGGTGATGAGTCCCGCGAGGTCGTCCGCGTGGTCGGCAGCGGTCGTCTCGGCCCCGACGACGCCCGCCGCCGGTCCCGAGAGCACAGTTGAAATGGCGTTTTCGCGCACGGTCGCCGGGTCGGCGATGCCCCCGTTTGACTGCATCACGCGCGGTGCGGGAACCCCCAACTCCTCGGCACGAGTTTCGAGCCGACCGATGTAGCTGTCGATGGCCGGCGTGACGTACGCATCCGCGACCGTCGTGGCGGTGCGCTCGTACTCGCGGAACTCGGCGAGCACTTCGTGCGAGACCGAAACGTGGGCGTCACACTCCTCGCGAAGTATCTCGGCGACGCGGCGCTCGTTGTCCGGATGGGCGTAGGCGTGGAGCAGACAGACCGCGACGGACTCGACGTTGTCGTCGAGGTCGCTGGCGAGACTCCGCACGTCGTCCTCGTCGACCGGCGTTTCGATGCCGTCGACGGTCGCGCGTTCCGTGAGTTCGTACCGCCGTCGGCGAGGGACCAGCGGCGTCGGCTTCTCGGCGTCGAGGTCGTACAGCGCGGGGCGGTCCTGGCGGCCGATCTCGAGCACGTCCCCGAACCCCTCGGTCGTGACGAGCGCCGTCGTCGCACCCGCCTCTTCGAGAAGGGCGTTGACCGAGACGGTCATCCCGTGGGCGAACGAGTGGATTTCGTCGGGGGCGACGTCGGCCTCGGCACAGGCCTTCTCGATGCCCTCGACGACGCCCTCGCTCTGGTCCGCGGTGCTCGGCACTTTCGCGGTCGTGAGTTCGTCGTCGGTGAGGAGGACGACGTCGGTGAACGTGCCGCCGACGTCGACGGCGAGACGCACATCGTGGGCCTCGACGGCGAGGCGTATGTCGTGAGCCTCGTCGTCGGAGTGGGTGTCGTGACTGTCGTCCTCGGGTTGGTTCTCGTCCATCAGAGCACCCCCAGCACTGTGAGCAGCGCCCGGATACCGAGCCAGACGACGATCGCCGTGACGATCCCGCCGAGGACGTTCGACACCGTCCCGTTGGTGTACTCGCCGAGGAGCGGTTCGGAGTTCATGGCGATGATGAGAAAGACCGCGACGACCGGCAGGAGGATCCCGTTGACGACCTGTGCGAAGACGATGATCTCGACGGGGCTACCGCCGACGAAGACCGACGAGACGCCGACGAGGAGGATGACGCCCCACACCGACTGAAAGCGAGTCGCCGAGAGGTCGGTGTCCCAGCCGAGCGCGCCCGCCGTGGCGTACGCACCAGCCAGCGAGGCGGTCGTCGCACTGGTGAAGCCCGCGGCGAACAGGCCGATGCTGAAAAACAGCGTCGCGTACGGGCCGGCGATCGGGCGGAGCTGTTCGGCCATCCGGCCGATGTCCGTGATCTCGGTGCCGGTCGGGAACGCGGCGGCCGCCGTCACGAGCACCGCGATCGTGATGACGCCGCCGATGACGATCGACAGTATCGTGTCCGTTCGACACGCCGGCAGTTCTTCGGGACCGCTCCAGCGCTCCTGAACGTTGCTCGCGTGCAAGAAGAGGTTGTAGCCGACGACGGTCGTCCCGATGAGTCCCGTGATGAGAAAGACCGACCCGTCGGGAATCGTCGGCACGAACCCGGCGGCGAGCGCGCCGAGGTCCGGCCCGATGAGTGCCGCCGACGCGAGAAAAGAGACGGCCATGATGGCGACCAGTCCGACGAGCGCGCGCTCGATGAGCTTGTACTTGCCCGTATAGAGCAGCGCACCCGTCACGATACCGATGACGATGCCCCAGACGGTCGAACTCACGCCGGTGATCGTCTCCAGACCGGCCGCCCCACCCAGAATGTTGCCGGCCTCGTAGGCGGCCGTACCGACGCCGATGGCGGCGACGACGAGCAGTATCGATCCCCATTTGGCGATCGGGTTGTCGAACTGGTCGCGCAACGCCTCGCCGAGTCCCGCACGGGAGACGAGCCCGAGACGCGCGCTCATCTCCTGGAGGATTATCGTCGCGAGTATGGAAAAGGCGAGCGTCCAGACGAGCGCGTAGTCGAACCGTGCGCCCGTGACGCTCGCGGTCGTCACGGTTCCGGGGCCGATGAAGGCCGCCGCGACCATCGCGCCCGGACCGATCGTTCGCAGCCGGTGTATGAGTCCCATTACCAATCTACCTCACGGTAGTTCATACACAATCCGTTGAAAAGGGTTGTTGTGAGCGGTGTGCACTTCGTATGCAGGCGTGTGAACAGTGCGGTCGAGATTTGGTCGTCCCTCCGCTCCCCGGTCACTCGTCGCGCTCGGTGAGCAGCACCTTCGCGACCCCCTCGTCGACGGCGATGTCGAAGTCGAGGGTCGTGGTGCTTCCCTCGATGAACCGGAGCATGAACCGCTTCATCGATTCGGTCGGAAAGACGACGTGGTAGGTGTTCCCTTCGGTGTGCCGAACGGTGAGGAAGCCACAGAACGAGAGCCAGTCGAGCAGTTCGCCCAGTTCCGAAAAACGCTTGTCGTACTCGCTCGCGTGGTATTCGGCGACGCGGTCGGTACAGTCGAGGAACGCGGGGTCGGGGTCGCCGGCGTCGGTTTCGACGTGTTCGAGAAAGCAATGCAGGAAGTCGATGTCGAGGAGGATGTGCTCGCCACCAGCGAGCATCCGGTAGTACGCTTCGAGGTCGACGCTCGTATCGGCCGTTGCCGCCGCGAAGTTCGCGGCGTAGAACGTGAGCGCCCGCCGCACGAGTTCGCTCTGGCCACTCCCGGTGCGGTCGAGGAGCGTTTCGAGGGCGGCGCTCGCCTCGTCGTCCAACGAGACCGTCACGCGGTCACCAGTCATGGGGTAGGGAAGGCCGGTACGGACTACACTCTTTCGTGGTCGTGGTGGTACTCCCGACGAGGGAGTCGGAGACAC
This region of Halococcus sediminicola genomic DNA includes:
- a CDS encoding hydantoinase/oxoprolinase family protein — translated: MDENQPEDDSHDTHSDDEAHDIRLAVEAHDVRLAVDVGGTFTDVVLLTDDELTTAKVPSTADQSEGVVEGIEKACAEADVAPDEIHSFAHGMTVSVNALLEEAGATTALVTTEGFGDVLEIGRQDRPALYDLDAEKPTPLVPRRRRYELTERATVDGIETPVDEDDVRSLASDLDDNVESVAVCLLHAYAHPDNERRVAEILREECDAHVSVSHEVLAEFREYERTATTVADAYVTPAIDSYIGRLETRAEELGVPAPRVMQSNGGIADPATVRENAISTVLSGPAAGVVGAETTAADHADDLAGLITFDMGGTSSDVSLVRDGDIERTTDATIDGRPIGVPMVDLTTVGAGGGSVAWVDAGGALRVGPESAGADPGPVCYGRGGTTPTVTDANVVLGYIGGSSALGGELELDTGAAHDALASLADEADLAGPVEAARGVHRVANATMTRAIRSITVERGHDPRQFGLVAFGGAGPMHASALADALDVGRVVVPRACGVLSASGLLAADEKHDAVRTYRTPLDDLDVEAVESAYDDLAGSVRANATDADAARIERAADCRYAGQSFELTIPVDEPLDSSALEERFQTAHETAYGYRMDDAVDLVTLRTTATIEHEPTTPAYAGAGEPRKGQREAVFVDERHETPVYAREALAPGRELTGPAILEQDESTVVVPPTWQGTVEADGTLVLEREAGE
- a CDS encoding Nramp family divalent metal transporter, translated to MGLIHRLRTIGPGAMVAAAFIGPGTVTTASVTGARFDYALVWTLAFSILATIILQEMSARLGLVSRAGLGEALRDQFDNPIAKWGSILLVVAAIGVGTAAYEAGNILGGAAGLETITGVSSTVWGIVIGIVTGALLYTGKYKLIERALVGLVAIMAVSFLASAALIGPDLGALAAGFVPTIPDGSVFLITGLIGTTVVGYNLFLHASNVQERWSGPEELPACRTDTILSIVIGGVITIAVLVTAAAAFPTGTEITDIGRMAEQLRPIAGPYATLFFSIGLFAAGFTSATTASLAGAYATAGALGWDTDLSATRFQSVWGVILLVGVSSVFVGGSPVEIIVFAQVVNGILLPVVAVFLIIAMNSEPLLGEYTNGTVSNVLGGIVTAIVVWLGIRALLTVLGVL
- a CDS encoding ribbon-helix-helix protein, CopG family gives rise to the protein MTGDRVTVSLDDEASAALETLLDRTGSGQSELVRRALTFYAANFAAATADTSVDLEAYYRMLAGGEHILLDIDFLHCFLEHVETDAGDPDPAFLDCTDRVAEYHASEYDKRFSELGELLDWLSFCGFLTVRHTEGNTYHVVFPTESMKRFMLRFIEGSTTTLDFDIAVDEGVAKVLLTERDE